The Helicobacter cetorum MIT 00-7128 region TTTCTCCAACCAGCTGGGCAAACTTCACCATATTCTTCAAAGAATAAAAGTGCATCAGCCATGCGAAGCATTTCATCTACATTTCTACCTAGTGGTAAGTCATTGATAACTGCGTGGCGCACGATTTGATTTTTGTCAATTAGGAAAGAACCTCTTAAGGCAACTGCCTCATTAAACAAAATATCATAATCTCTTGAGATACTTTTGGTAATATCAGATACCATAGGGAAAGATACTTGACCAATACCGCCTTTTTCTACAGGGGTGTTCTTCCAAGCAAAATGCACTTGCTCGCTATCAATAGAAACACCAATTACATTGAAACCTTTATCTTGGAAATCTTTCACTCTGTGGTCAAACGCAATGATTTCTGAAGGACATACAAAAGTAAAGTCCAAAGGCCAAAAGAAAAGAACCGCACCATTTTTACCTAAATTCTTAGATAATTCAAACTCTTTATCAATTTGGTTATTCCCTAAAACAGCAGATGCTTTGAAATTAGGGGCAAGTTTAGTAACTAGCATAATATACTCCTATATTTAAATATTATTATGAATCAATAATTTAATTCATTTTTCCATTTAAGGAAACAAAGAGAAGTATATTCTTAAAAAGTTAATACCCATAAGCTTTTCTTATTAAAATACCTATAATTGATGAAAAATAGTTTCATTTTTACTATTTTTCACTTTTTCACTTTTTTAGATAATGTTTCCAATTAACAAATGATTTTTTAAGAGTGTTATAATATCCCCTTAAATCATATCCACATGTAAGAAAGGTTGCTATCTTATGCTAATAACTCGTTTTAAAAAACCTATTGTCTCTTGTTTATTGAGCGTATTTTTAGGCTCTATGGCTTTACCTAGTGTTTCTAGTGCTACTACACAAGAAATCAAACTCAAAGATTATTTTGGAGAGCAAACTTTTAAGCTCCCTATCCATAAAATGGTTTATTTGGGGAGCTATGCTGAAGTGCCAGCAATGCTTGGCACTTGGGATAAGGTTGTAGGGCTTTCTCGCTATGGTTTTAGAATTGATATTAACCAAGTAACCGCCAAGAATCTTAAAAGTATTCAATCTATTGGTGGAGACCATCTCTCAGCCCTAAATACTGAAGAGCTTAAGAAGTTATCTCCTGATGTTGTAGTAACTTTTGTAGGCAACCCTAAGACTATTGAATATGCTAAAAAATTTAATATTTCGTTTCTTTCTTTTCAAGAACAAAGCATAAAAGAGGCTATGAATAATATTAAGGCACAAGCTAGTCTTTTGCAAATTGATGCCTCTAAGAAGTTTCAAAAAATGCAAGAAACTTTAGACTTTGTCAAAGAACGCTTAAAAAATGTCAAACGAAAAAAGGGGGTAGAATTTTTTCACAAAGTCAATATGGTAAGTGGCTATCACACTATTAGTTCTGATATTTTAGAAAAAGGTGGTATTGATAACTTTGGCTTAAAATATGTCAAATTTGGGCGTGCTGAAATTAGCATGGAAAAAATCGTTAAAGAAAATCCAGAAATTATCTTCATTTGGTGGGTAAGCGCCTTACAGCCTGAAGATGTTTTAAATAACCCACAATTTGCCACTATTAAAGCTGTAAAGAATAAGCAAGTTTATAAACTCCCCACTATGGATATAGGAGGGCCTAGAGCGCCTTTAATTAGTCTCTTTATCGCAACAAAAGCCTATCCAGAAGCTTTTAAGGGTGTAGATATTCAAAAGATTGTTAAAGAATATTATGAAGTTGTATTTGGATTAAATGAAAAAGAAATAGAACAATTTCTTTGGAAATAACCTATCTAAGCCTTGCTAAGAAATCTCATCTTTAGCATATCTTGCAAGGCTTAAAACTAGCCCAATTGCTATGCAGTTGGCTAGTAAAGAGCTACCTCCATAGCTTAAAAAAGGCACTGCTAACCCCTTAACCGGAAAAATCCCTCCAACTCCAAAAGCATTGATGACTAAAGAAAATCCCAACAATAACGCTACCCCCACACAAAAAAGCGCATGTTTTGGCTCTTTTAGGCGATTAGCAATCTTAAAAATAAACACCATTAATACCACAAACACCATCACACAAAACAACAAGCCTACAAAGCCCAATTCTTCTGCAATTCCAGCTAGAACCATATCTGTATGCACTTCGCTTAAAAACCCTAGCTTAATTTGCCCTAACCCTAGCCCTTGCCCTAAAAATCCACCATTATACATAGCATTTCCTGCATGGAAAATTTGATAAGACTCAGGCAAATCATTCATTCTAAGCGCATTAGCTAGTTTATCTGGCAAAAAAGCAAAAAATGAATTTTGTAAATTTGACCACCATAATTTTAGGCGCAAAATCCTATGTGCACTTGTAACAATAGCTATCACGCTAATTGCAAAAGCCCCTGAAACAATTAAGCCAAATAAGTGCGCACTTCCTCCAGAAAACACCAATAAAACGGCTAAAACTGCTCCCAAAAGAACAATTTGTCCTAAGTCATTTTGCATAACCCCTACTACAAATGCTAAAAGCAAAAAAACGAGCGAATAAGGCACAAAAGTAATCACCTCTTCTTTCACGCTCGCCCTATCTTGCAAAACAAAAGTGCGAGACAAACTCCATGCTAAAAAGAAAGTAAAACCAATTTTTAAAAATTCTAAAGGTGCTAAAGAGAAAAATCCTAAACGAATCCAACGCTTTGCTCCTCCTGCGCTACTAGAAAGACTTTCTGGTAAAAATACCATGCCAATTGTTAGTAATAATGGAAGAAAGAAAAGTAAAAAACCCAGACGACTAAACCATTTTTTTGGGTCTAGCTTGGAAAGCCCCCACATAATTCCTATACCCAAGAAAGCACTAAATAATTGGCGCACAAAAAAATGAAACTCTCCATAATGATACAGCACAACACTTGTATAGCTTGAGAGAGAATAACTCATTAGCACCCCTAAAAAAATCAGTGCTGAGACACAAAAAAACAGATTTCTATCTGCAGTCATTTTCTTTCCCCATATTTCTTACTAACTATCTAAAAACCTTTAACTCAAAAACCATTGCCAATAAAATTTAAGGCACTTTAGAAGTATTTTACACTATAATAGCCCAAAATTTTGCTCGCTTTTTAGCGTCCCTTTAGGGTTTTTGTATTGTTTTATGCACTTGCTTAGGCTAGTTTGGTTATAAATAACTCAAAGTTGGAATAAATTTTGCATACTGCAATAGTCGTGTGAATAGCTAAATTGTCAATAATAGGGTTAAAGGGGTTTTAAATGGATTTTTCTAAAGCGTTCCCACTTGCTTATAAGGCATTAGATTATAGAGCGTTACGCCAAGATATGATTGCCTCTAATATTGCTAATGTGGATACGCCCTTTTACAGACCTAAAGATTTAGATTTTGAAAGCGTCTTAGCACAAAAAAAGGCTGAAATCTTTGATGATAAATCTAGTCAAGCCCTATCACTAGCTTATACAGACCCTAAACATTTAGGGTTTGTAGATAGCGATTCACAAGGGGCAAGTCTCTTTTATAGAGATGGGCATTTAGCAAAAAATGATGGTAATAGTGTGGATTTGGATATTGAAACAAGCGAAATGGGCAAGAACTCTACTATGTATCTAGCCCTAAGTGCTGCGTTGAAAAAATATCGTGGCGTAATTAATTATGCCATTGAATCTAGTAAGAGTTTGTAATTTTAGTTTTATAAGGAAAAAACATGTTTTTATCTTCTTTTGATATTAGTGGTTATGGGTTGTCAGCTCAACGCTTAAGAGCCAATCTCATTTCTTCTAACATTGCCAATGCTAATACTACACGCACTAGCGAGGGCGGTCCTTATAGAAGACAAGAAGCCGTATTTAAATCTTTTGATTTTAATGAGATTTTAAATCAAAAATTAGCTCAAAACAATACTATTGTGCCTTATGAAGACCCCTTAAATGAGGGCGATGAAAACCCGCTAACTCCTATAACAAGTGTTTATGTGGATAAAATCGTGCGTGATGACAAAGAACCATTAATGAAATATGACCCCACACACCCTGATGCTAATGCTCAAGGCTATGTAGCTTATCCTAATGTGAATGCAGTGGTAGAAATGGCAGACTTAGTTGAGGCAACAAGGGCTTATCAAGCCAATGTTTCAGCATTCCAAAGCGCAAAGAATATGGCACATAATGCAATTAGCATGTTACAAGCATGAGTTAAATTTGATATTTAATAGGGTTAAAATTACGAGCGTTAACTAAAACATGGATAAAATATTTTATAAAATAGACGATTTAGAAAAACTAAAGAGCTTAAGGAGGTTCTATGCAAGCCATACATAATGACAAAAGCTTACTGAACGCTTTCTCTGAGCTTAATACTGATAATAGAGCCAGACAGGAAGAGACAGGAAACGCTTTCAAAGAGCAAAAAGGCGGAGAGTTTTCACGACTTCTCAAGCAGTCTATCAATGAGCTTAATAGCACACAAGAGCAATCTGATAAAGCTATCGCTGATATGGCAACAGGGCAAATCAAGGATTTACACCAAGCGGCCATTGCGATAGGAAGGGCTGAAACAAGCATGAAACTTATGCTTGAAGTGCGCAATAAAGCCATAAGCGCCTATAAAGAACTCTTAAGAACACAAATTTAGTTTTTAAGTGTTTTGTTTAAAAAAAGCTTTAACACTCCTTTTATACCCCTTTTTATTGGGGTGTGCCTTAAATAAACGCTTAAAATTTTTCAAAATAATAGCTTTTGTTGCCCATGCCTTTCTTTTAATCTTTTGCCAACATAGCCCACTAAATTTTTCAAAACGATTGAGAACTTGATATGGACTTACAAGAAAATCCCCAAGAAAATTCATCAAGCCCTTTTGATTCACAAACCTTTCTAACAAGTCAAAAATATAAAAGCGCTATAGCTACGCTCGCATTTTTAGTGCTTTTTTTACTCTTTTTAGCTGTGGCTCTATTTAAAGCCACTTTTCCTAAAAGCAACATGCCAAACTTAATAATCAATAAGCAAGATATTGCCACAAGAGGCACCATCTATAGTCAAGATGGCTATAGCCTAGCAAGCTCACAAAAACTTTTTAAACTCGGCTTTGATACAAGGTTTTTAAACCCCGAAAAAAAAGAATTTTTTATAGATTTTCTCTCTATTTATAGCAATATCCCTAAAACATCTCTAAGAAATTCTCTCAATACTAATGGCTACACCACCCTAGCTTATAATCTCACGCCAAATACGGCAGCTAATCTCAAAGATTTAAATAAAAAATTCCTTACTTATGGCGTTTTTCAAAACTTTAAAGATAAGAATAATAAAATTTGGCAAAAACAAGGGCTAGATATTGAAGTAAGCGGTGTTTCTAGGCATTACCCCTATAAAGATAGTTTAGAGCCAATTGTTGGCTATGTGCAAAAAAAAGAAGAAGATAAGCTCACTATTACCACCGGAAAAAAGGGGATTGAAAAAGCTCAAAACAATTCGCTTGATGCCCAACAAAATGGTGAAAAAATAGGCAAAAGAGATGTGAGCTTTAATTTTATTCAAAACCGCTCTTACATAGAAAAAAAGCGCCTTGATGGCTTTGAAGTGTATTTAAGCATTCCCCTAAAACTCCAAAAAGAGATTGAAGTCCTTTTGGATAAAACTAAGGCCAAACTCAAAGCCAAGGAAATTTTAGTAGGTATTATTAACCCAAAAAGTGGGGAAATCCTATCTCTAGCTACAAGCAATCGCTTTGACCCAAACACTATAAAAACAAGCGATTATGAGAGCTTAAATCCTAGTGTAGCTGAAAAAGTTTTTGAGCCCGGTAGCACGATTAAACCCATTGTATATTCTTTATTATTAGATAAAAACCTTATCAATCCTAAAGCACGCATTGATTTGAATAAAGGTTTTTATCAGCTTGGTAAATACACTATTAAAGATGATTTTATCCCTAGTCAAAAAACCATTATAGAAGATATTCTCATCAAATCTAGCAATGTGGGCATGATAAAAATTAGCAAAAATCTAACTCCTGAAGATTTTTATAACGGGCTTTTAAATTATGGCTTTTCGCAAAAAACAGGCATTGATTTATCTTTAGAAAGTCAAGGGAAAATCCCTCCCTTAAATGCCTTTAAGCGTGAGGTTTTAAAGGGAAGTATCTCTTATGGCTATGGATTGAATGCCACTTTCTTGCAACTTCTTAGAGCCTATGGCGCATTCTCTAATGAGGGCAAATTGGTTACCCCCTACTTAGTGCAACGAAAAACTGCTCCAAATGGCGATATTTATATCCCCACACAAAAACCTATTATTCAAGCTATTAGTAAAAAAAGCGCTCAAAAAATGAGAGAAACCTTGCTTAAAGTAGTGCGTTATGGAACCGGTAAGGGCGCTCAATCTGAGGGATTATGGGTTGGAGGCAAGACAGGAACTGCTAGGATAGCCAAAGGAGGTGGCTATAGCGAAGAATCCTACAACAGCTCTTTCTTTGGTTTTGTAGAAGATGAAAGGCGTGTTTTTACTATTGGAGTAGTTGTCTTAGGCTCACATGGTAAAGAAGAGTATTATGCTAGCAAGGTTGCTGCCCCTATTTTTAAAAATATCACAGAAATTCTTACTTATTATCGTTATTTAACCCCTTCTATGTCTATTCAAAACGCTTTAGAAAAACGCCACTTAAAGTAATTTAAGTCTTTAAGCTAAATAAAAAAGTTTTTAGATAGAATAAAAACTCTTTTTGTATTGTAAAAGTGTTATGAATTTTATTGTAAAGGGAATTGATGTTAGCTACTTATCAAAAGTGTGTTCAAATTGCTATATTGTTTATGTTAAAGCTTTTAAGAAAGTATCACTTCCAAGCTTTTTGGATGGGTGTTATTGAGATGATAGCTGATAGAAGTTATGAGCCAGAAAAACTTCTTATGGGAGTCAAAGTTAAGACAATTGAAAGCTTGTTGCCTAGAAAAGACCGCATTGTAAATATGAGAGCTTGCTTTAAAGCATTTTTGTGATTTTCGTTTTAATAACTCACAAAATTTAGCTTGTTTAACCACAGATATGCGTTTTTTGCAAGATTTATATTTAAAGAATTTAGAAACACATCAAATTGCCCCTTTCTTAGAAATTAAAACAGCTACTTTTCATACCGCTACAACAGAACATGGAAAATATGAATTTAAATTTGGACTTTTAGAAACACCCTATATTTTTGAGGGTTCATGGGGCATTACCATTCAATACATAAACGAAAAAGGTAACCACTTTCTTTATAGAATTAGTTTTTGTAAAACTCATCACAATCACTTGCTTATTGGCGCTATTCAAGGTGTAAAAGATTTAAATGAATTGCATTATCAATTTTTTGCCAAATATTGCAAGACTAGACCAAACTTTTTCTTAATCAAATTAGCTAAAGAATTAGGAGAGGTTCTAGGATGTTCTAAAGTGCTTGGTATCCCAAATAACGGACAAATTTCTCTCAATGGCAACAACCAAAAAGTTTTCCAAGACCATGATAAATTTTTTGCCAGCTGTGAGGCACAATTAGTAGAAGTAGACAATTTTACCTATTGGGAAATTCCAAAAATTGAAAAGGCTATTGAAGAATACCCTCAAAAGCACCGTGCTAAGCAACGAGCTAGAAGAAAAATTATGCAAACTTTTAGGGAAAGTTTGCAAGATATTATTGTTTTAAAACCACAGAATTTAGCAACCAACCCCCCCCCCAAAAAAAACAGAACTTATATAAACATTTTATGGCATCTTAAAAGATTCTTTGAGACTGCCTTTTTACAAGATTCACTGATTTTAAAATTTTTAATTAGATGAATTAAAAGCCTATTTTTTATAGATTTTTTATGAGATTATTTAAATCAAGCCCAAATCTACTATACACAGAGAAAATGCCCTTAATGCTCATAGTGTTTTAAAAATTAACCCTCTTTTAATGCCCTTTCTAGCCAATCAAGCATTTCTGTAAGCACTTCTTCTTTACTATGTTCATTTAATATCTCATGTCTTAAGCCACCAAAAAGTTTTATCATTACATTAGAAGCGCCTTGTCTTTGCAAACATTCCATAGCACGCACCACGCCTTTTGAAAAATCCCCCGCCACATCATCGCTCCCACTCATAAATAAAACCTTCAAATCTTTAGGCACTTTTTGAAAGCGAGAAAAACACTGCCATGACCCTATTAACAGATTAAAAAAGCTATTAGTAGTAAAAGAAAACCGACATAATGGGTCATTAATACACTCTCTAATTACATGTTCATTTTTACAAAGCCAACTCCCCCTTAAGCCTTTGCCAAAGCGTTTCACTCTAAGATTTTTAGAAAAAATCTTTCCCATATCCCATGGATAATCAATCTTTAATAATTTTGCTAAACCAACTATCATAATCCCAATAGGTATCATCAAAATAGGCGAGGGTGTGCCTATTAAAATTAGCGCATCAGGTTTAAATGCGCCTCTTTGCACCAAGCGCCTAGAAAGCATTGAGCCCATGCTATGTCCTAGTAAAACATGTTTGTGGTTAGGAAGTTGCTCCTTAATAATAGAACCCAATCTTTCCAAATCGCTTATTGCCTCTTCAAAACCATTTTTTCCCATTTCGCCTAAAAACACATCGCTTTTATTAACACTCTTTCCATGCCCTCTATGGTCATTGATAAAAACATCATAGCCCCTAGCACACAACTCTTCACATAACCATGCGTAGCGCTCCTTATGTTCTATCATGCCATGAGCAATTTGCACGACAACACCAATAGGATTTGTAGGCGTGTATTGATGGTAGTGAATTTCTAGATTTGAGGTGCTTTTAAAGCGTAAGTCAGTCTGCATTAATTAATTCCTTGCAAAAACTCTTAATGAGTTTTTAATAAAACAAGTCTAATTGTAGTGTAAAAATAAGAATAGTTAAATAAAAATAAGACAATCCCCCCTAGAAGTAGTCCCCCCTCCTTACCAACAAACTAATGCACTTCACTCCAAACTTTCTTTTTCCAAGCATAAGCTAAGAATGCCAAGATAGCAAAGAATGCCATAATCTTAATGCCCAACGAGTTTCTCTCATCTTTTTTTCTATCACCCGCTTTTTCTAAATAAGTGATAACTTGTTTTTGAGCTTTTTCACTCAATCCCACTCTAGGCATAGCTGTGCCTTGCAAAAGCTTTTGAGGGTCATTAATAAAGACATTTAATCCATGCTCGCCCTTAGCTCTAATCATCATGGATAAATCAGGCACTTCAGAGCCTAAATAGTGCACTAAATCTTTAGTATTACTAAAGGCTTTATCTTTAGCATAATCTAGGCTATGACATCTTTGACAGCTTTGAGCAAACACTTCCTTATCGCTCAACTTTTCAGGCAAAATAGAAGTGAGATACGCCACAATATCGCTTAAATCTTTATCGCTAAACTGACTAAACGCCGGCATAGGATAAGGTTTCTCATCATTGAATTTATGACTCAACTTTGCTGTTTTTACAGGGTCTTTGATAAAGTGGGCTAAGAAATTTAAATCTAGCACCCCAGCAATATGGCTTAAATCTGGTGGCACCACCCCAAAAGAGCTACTCTCACTAATAGGAGCTGGAATGTTTTGAGATTTAATGCCATGGCAAGCGGTGCAATTCTCTGCTACAAGTTGCTTACCTTTATTAACATCGCCATTTTTCAAATCCATAGGCTCTAAGTCTTTGAAAGCAAAGTCTGCCGGAGCGACTTTAGGATGCATTACAGAATGCGCATAAGGCTCAACCCCATAATAAATCGCTCCAATAACAACAATGAGTAAAACTAAAATCTTAAACTCTCTCATCTAACACCCCCTTGGTTTTTTCTCTCAGCTATCGTAATAATAGGTAGCACCACAAAGAAAAGGGCTAGGAAAGTTACTGAGCCTACCAAGCCAATATACTTACTCATACCAAGTGGTGGCAATTTACCATAGATAGTCAATACAATCATATCTACAATTAACACCCAAAACCATACCATAAAGGCTTTACGCTTATGTGCAGGAGCAACCACTTGACTTCTATCTAAGAAAGGGAGTAAGAAGAAAATCACTTGTGCCACACCAAAAGCCGCCAAACCTAAATCAGCATTAAAGAAAAAGCCTCTTAAGACTTCATAGCTCCATAAGAAATACCACTCAGGGTAAATATGATGCGGAGTTTTAAGGCTATTAGCTCTTTCAAAGTTGATAGGGTCCATAGCAAAATCATAGTGATAGCACACCAAATAAAAGAAAAAGACCATGAACGCACAAACCACAAAAATATCCTTAGACAAGAATACCGGCCAAAAAGGAATGACTTTAGATTCTTTTTTCTTGCCTTCAATAAATTTTTTCTCTTCTAGCTCAAAGTCAATTT contains the following coding sequences:
- a CDS encoding alpha/beta fold hydrolase — encoded protein: MQTDLRFKSTSNLEIHYHQYTPTNPIGVVVQIAHGMIEHKERYAWLCEELCARGYDVFINDHRGHGKSVNKSDVFLGEMGKNGFEEAISDLERLGSIIKEQLPNHKHVLLGHSMGSMLSRRLVQRGAFKPDALILIGTPSPILMIPIGIMIVGLAKLLKIDYPWDMGKIFSKNLRVKRFGKGLRGSWLCKNEHVIRECINDPLCRFSFTTNSFFNLLIGSWQCFSRFQKVPKDLKVLFMSGSDDVAGDFSKGVVRAMECLQRQGASNVMIKLFGGLRHEILNEHSKEEVLTEMLDWLERALKEG
- a CDS encoding peptidoglycan D,D-transpeptidase FtsI family protein, coding for MDLQENPQENSSSPFDSQTFLTSQKYKSAIATLAFLVLFLLFLAVALFKATFPKSNMPNLIINKQDIATRGTIYSQDGYSLASSQKLFKLGFDTRFLNPEKKEFFIDFLSIYSNIPKTSLRNSLNTNGYTTLAYNLTPNTAANLKDLNKKFLTYGVFQNFKDKNNKIWQKQGLDIEVSGVSRHYPYKDSLEPIVGYVQKKEEDKLTITTGKKGIEKAQNNSLDAQQNGEKIGKRDVSFNFIQNRSYIEKKRLDGFEVYLSIPLKLQKEIEVLLDKTKAKLKAKEILVGIINPKSGEILSLATSNRFDPNTIKTSDYESLNPSVAEKVFEPGSTIKPIVYSLLLDKNLINPKARIDLNKGFYQLGKYTIKDDFIPSQKTIIEDILIKSSNVGMIKISKNLTPEDFYNGLLNYGFSQKTGIDLSLESQGKIPPLNAFKREVLKGSISYGYGLNATFLQLLRAYGAFSNEGKLVTPYLVQRKTAPNGDIYIPTQKPIIQAISKKSAQKMRETLLKVVRYGTGKGAQSEGLWVGGKTGTARIAKGGGYSEESYNSSFFGFVEDERRVFTIGVVVLGSHGKEEYYASKVAAPIFKNITEILTYYRYLTPSMSIQNALEKRHLK
- a CDS encoding FtsW/RodA/SpoVE family cell cycle protein, with translation MTADRNLFFCVSALIFLGVLMSYSLSSYTSVVLYHYGEFHFFVRQLFSAFLGIGIMWGLSKLDPKKWFSRLGFLLFFLPLLLTIGMVFLPESLSSSAGGAKRWIRLGFFSLAPLEFLKIGFTFFLAWSLSRTFVLQDRASVKEEVITFVPYSLVFLLLAFVVGVMQNDLGQIVLLGAVLAVLLVFSGGSAHLFGLIVSGAFAISVIAIVTSAHRILRLKLWWSNLQNSFFAFLPDKLANALRMNDLPESYQIFHAGNAMYNGGFLGQGLGLGQIKLGFLSEVHTDMVLAGIAEELGFVGLLFCVMVFVVLMVFIFKIANRLKEPKHALFCVGVALLLGFSLVINAFGVGGIFPVKGLAVPFLSYGGSSLLANCIAIGLVLSLARYAKDEIS
- a CDS encoding c-type cytochrome — translated: MREFKILVLLIVVIGAIYYGVEPYAHSVMHPKVAPADFAFKDLEPMDLKNGDVNKGKQLVAENCTACHGIKSQNIPAPISESSSFGVVPPDLSHIAGVLDLNFLAHFIKDPVKTAKLSHKFNDEKPYPMPAFSQFSDKDLSDIVAYLTSILPEKLSDKEVFAQSCQRCHSLDYAKDKAFSNTKDLVHYLGSEVPDLSMMIRAKGEHGLNVFINDPQKLLQGTAMPRVGLSEKAQKQVITYLEKAGDRKKDERNSLGIKIMAFFAILAFLAYAWKKKVWSEVH
- a CDS encoding ABC transporter substrate-binding protein, whose protein sequence is MLITRFKKPIVSCLLSVFLGSMALPSVSSATTQEIKLKDYFGEQTFKLPIHKMVYLGSYAEVPAMLGTWDKVVGLSRYGFRIDINQVTAKNLKSIQSIGGDHLSALNTEELKKLSPDVVVTFVGNPKTIEYAKKFNISFLSFQEQSIKEAMNNIKAQASLLQIDASKKFQKMQETLDFVKERLKNVKRKKGVEFFHKVNMVSGYHTISSDILEKGGIDNFGLKYVKFGRAEISMEKIVKENPEIIFIWWVSALQPEDVLNNPQFATIKAVKNKQVYKLPTMDIGGPRAPLISLFIATKAYPEAFKGVDIQKIVKEYYEVVFGLNEKEIEQFLWK
- the fliE gene encoding flagellar hook-basal body complex protein FliE; protein product: MQAIHNDKSLLNAFSELNTDNRARQEETGNAFKEQKGGEFSRLLKQSINELNSTQEQSDKAIADMATGQIKDLHQAAIAIGRAETSMKLMLEVRNKAISAYKELLRTQI
- the flgC gene encoding flagellar basal body rod protein FlgC, producing MFLSSFDISGYGLSAQRLRANLISSNIANANTTRTSEGGPYRRQEAVFKSFDFNEILNQKLAQNNTIVPYEDPLNEGDENPLTPITSVYVDKIVRDDKEPLMKYDPTHPDANAQGYVAYPNVNAVVEMADLVEATRAYQANVSAFQSAKNMAHNAISMLQA
- the flgB gene encoding flagellar basal body rod protein FlgB produces the protein MDFSKAFPLAYKALDYRALRQDMIASNIANVDTPFYRPKDLDFESVLAQKKAEIFDDKSSQALSLAYTDPKHLGFVDSDSQGASLFYRDGHLAKNDGNSVDLDIETSEMGKNSTMYLALSAALKKYRGVINYAIESSKSL
- a CDS encoding peroxiredoxin — translated: MLVTKLAPNFKASAVLGNNQIDKEFELSKNLGKNGAVLFFWPLDFTFVCPSEIIAFDHRVKDFQDKGFNVIGVSIDSEQVHFAWKNTPVEKGGIGQVSFPMVSDITKSISRDYDILFNEAVALRGSFLIDKNQIVRHAVINDLPLGRNVDEMLRMADALLFFEEYGEVCPAGWRKGDKGMKATAEGVAEYLKDHAKNL